In Candidatus Rokuibacteriota bacterium, the DNA window AATAAGACCCTTCGAGCGCGGGCTTCGCCCGCGCAACCAACTCGGGCCTCGCGCGGCGGGTGGCCTGCCTCGCGGCATGGCCGAACCCGCCACGCTCGAACCACCATTCCTGGGGGAGGTCTCGGAGGGAGCCCGGGTACCCGCGCCGAAGGGGGGGTGTCCCCCTCCGATTGTCCTAGGGGGGTGCTGACTCTCCATGGAGGTCGACCAGCGGCCCCCTCCACTCCTCCCGCGCGAAGCTCTGGCGGGCTTCCTCGAGAGACCTCAACTCCTCTGTGCCCCACCCATTGAACAGGTCCCGTTCAAGGTCGAGGAACCCCTGCAACAGCTTTCCGACCCCGCGGTAGAAAACCGCTCCTTCGGCATCGCTCAGGTCCCTGGCTGCGGTCGGGCCCCAGACGAGGAGGTGGCGCTTCAGGAACGTCGCCTGCGAGTTCAGCCAGTGGACCTCCGCGTCCGGGTCGGCGACGGAACGCTGGCGCCCGATCAGGCGACGCATCACCTCCAGTTCGAAGGCCAGGAAGTCTTCAGGCTCTGCGTACCCCTCCGCCTTCTCGAGGGCCAGCTCCGTCAGGAGACCCCGCACCACGGCGAGGGGACGGTCGAACAGGCGACCAGTGAGGTAGTACGATTCGTAGGGGTAGACGGCTGGCCCGTGGGGACCGATGAAGAGCCGGGTGTACTCCTCCGCCACCCTCTCTGCGAGGCCCCCCCGCGCCGCGTCGCTCAGGACGCGCGAGATCTCCTCCCACCCCTCACCGAGGCGGGCGTGAACATTGCGGGCCGCTTTGATCCTCTCGTCGATCCCGTCGGCCAGGCCAGCGAGAAGCTCGCCCGCAGGTTCTTTCCAGAGAAGGGAGACAAACAGGTCGTAATAACCTTGGCGAAAAGCAAGCAGGTCCCGGTCACCAACCATGATTAGCCGGGCTCTAGCTCCCCGGCCGCCTCCCGATAGAGCTTCCCAAGGGCCGCGTCCAGGAAACCTTTGTATTCGGGCTCCTCATCAAGTGGGCGGTCCCCACGCGCCTTTCGCTCCTCCTCCTCATCACGGACAGCTGCGGTGATGGCCGCCTCCAGGGCCGCAAATAGCTTCCCCGGGTCCGTTCCCGTCGCTTGGGGAAGCACGTCCTCCTCCCACCTCCGGACCCACAGCCGGTGATAGGATCCGCGTCCCGGGAATTGACCGGCCTCCTTAGCCGCCTGCGCCCAATCGAAGCCGAGGGTCTCCCGCATGTCCTCAACCTCGCGCCACTTCTCCAGGGCCATATACCGGACGAAGGCCTCCCGGGCTGCATCCATGAACTCCTTCCCTTCCGCCCGATCCCGCCTTCGGTCGCGCTTCTTCTTCCGGCCCTCCTCCATGGCGACCCTAGGGCTCCCAACCCTTGTCCATCTCGAAAACCGCGGCGACGGCGCGGCAGTTCGGGCACATGCGGAGGAGATCACGCCGGGTGCCCGCGAAGGTGTCCACGATGGACGCGAGGGACAAGACCTTGGCCTCCACGGCCTCGAGCGCCCGCCGGTTGATGAACGGCTTTCCACACTTGAGGCACCCCACGGTCTCGTCGCGGACCACCACCTGCCAGTCGAGAGCGCCCCGGTCGAGATAGACCTCGGGCTTCAAGGTGATGACGTGCTCGGGGCAGGCCGTCGCGCAGAGGCCGCAGTTGACGCAGGCGATCTGCTTCAGCTCGAGCGTCTGCCGCGCCTCCTCGAACTTGAAGGCATGGGTCGGGCAGACGTTCACGCACGTCCGGCACATCGTGCACCCCGCGGCCCTCACGTCGGGGAACGCGAACGGCTCGGTCTCGCCGACCCCGACGCGGCCCGGCTCGCGACCGGTGGCGTCGATCAAGGCCCGAACGGCGTCGGCGACGACCTCGCGGTTCTCCGACGGGAGCGCCGATGCCGAGCGCCCGTCCCATCTGACCGGAGCCGGCCCGAGGGACGCGACGAATCGCTCCAGGGCCTCCAGCATGGTCCGGGCCTCCCCCGCCTCGCCCGTGATGACGTGCACCCGTTCGCCGCCCACGCCGAAGGCGTCGAGCACCGAGCGGGCCAGGGCGACCTTCTGGAGGAGCAACTGCCGCTCGCCGTGGGGGCAGGACTCGCAGCCGACGAGCGCAACGCCGGCGGCCCCCATGCGGAACGCCGCCAGGATGTTGGCCTCGGAGACATGGCGCAGGCAGGCCATCGGCACCGGCAGGACCGTGGGCGGGTAGCTGAGCCTGAGCCTCCCGGCCTCGGCCAGCGCGACCTGCCCCTTCTCGGGGCAGTGGAAGGCCACCACCGGCGGATCCACCTGGGGATGGCCGGGAAGCGGCGCCAGCAGCGCCGCCATCCGCGCGTAGAGGTCCGCGGGGGGCGGGTCATTGAAGGTGAGCGAGGAAGTGGGGCAGGCGGAGACGCAGGCCCCGCAGCCCTCGCACGCCTGCTGGTCCACGCGGACGCGGAGACGATTCGTCGGGTCCCGGGCGATCGCGTGGTACGGGCAGACTCCGATGCAGATCCCGCAGCTCTCGTGGTCCGCGGAGCCTCCCGCGCACGTGTCGGTGTGATACGTCACGTACTCCGGCTTCCTGAACTCGCCGATCAGCCCGAAGACCTTCCACGCCAACCCGTCCATGTCTCCCGGACTGGGCGAACGCAGGAGATGGTACCCGGTCCTCGGCGACACCTCCGGGGCGCCGTCAGCAGTGATCACGACGACCTGGTCGGCGCGGATCGTCTCCGTCTCCTGGCGCGGAATCTTGATGGCGCCGACGTGCTCGCACGCCGTCAGGCAATCGCCGCACCGGTCGCAGAGCGGGAGCCTCAAGCGGAGCCCCTCGCTGATCGCGGAGGTATGGCAGACCGGAACGCAGCGACGGCAATAGACGCACGTCTCGAGATCGAGGGGCTGGCTCCGCTCGACGGTGACGCGGAAGGCTCCCAGGCTCCCCTCGACCCTGGTCACTCTCCCCCAGTTGGTTTTCCACGGCAGGGGGTGGATGAACTCCCCGTCAAAGGCCTCGGAGCGCTCGTCGAGAACGAGGACCGGGCGCCCGACCTCGCCCAGCCGACGCGCGAGATGGAGCCCGGCGGGCGAGTCTGTGGCGATCAGGACGGTCCCGCCGACCTTCACCGGGACTTCCGGCGCCGGGCGGGACGTCTCGGCCAGCCGCATGCTGGCCCTGAGGAGCCTGGCCGCCTTCGCCTCCGCCTCCTCGCCGGGCGGGTGAGCCCAGAAACACTGCTCCTTGAGGTTGACGACGACCACCTGCGTCGGCTCTCCGCCCGCGGCCCCGACGGCCTCGCGGAAGAGATCGGCGGGACCGCAACAGCCGATCACGACCCGATCGAAACGCTCGCGGTTCACCAGCTCGACGAGCGAGTGGACTTCATCCCGTGGAAGGCGGGCGAAGAGGACCGGCGGGGTCGTGAGGCCGAGATACGCCCCGACCCGTTTCGGATCGATCCGCAGCGTCTCGTTGCAGCTGCAGAGAACGACGCCCCAGCGCATGCTCAGATGCTACGGGCCGCGGGAGGGGTTGTCAAATTCGCCACGCGCGTCACGTGGCCGAGCCGCGCTCTCCGACACCACCGGGCCCCTCCGGATCCCCGCGAAGCTCGCGCGCGATCTGCTCCCAGTCCGGCGCCAAGGTCTCGGGCAGCGCAGACAGGGTCGGGAGGGCCTGCGGATCGGGCGGCCCGGGGAGCGCGTCCTTCTGATGCCGGGCGTGGGTGATCATGACGCTCAGGATGTGCTCCAGCTCGTGCTCGTAGATGTTGACGTTCCGGTGCCGGAGGTGGAGGAAGAAGAGGAAATCGATGCAGGTCGCGAGGAAGTAGAAGAAGGAGAGGTTCGTGAGGCTGGTCCGCTCCTCGCCGGACAGGTGCGCCTCCGCGGCCTCTCGGATGGCGCGGTAGTGGGCGAGGACGAAATCCGCCACGCTCGGGGTGAGGCGCGAGAGCCGCTCCATCGCCCCCTCGGTGAGCTGCTCGACGCGCGCGTAGTACTCGTCCTTGCCCATGGGCCGCCGTTCCTCGAACTCTACCAGCGGTTAGCGAAACCTCGCAACCTCGACCCGCCGCAGGCTCTCGAGCTTGTGGACGCGCTCGTCGTAGCCGATCTGGCGGATGAGGTCGGCGAGCGACGCGAACCGTCCGTAGTCGGCCTCGAAGATGCTCTCGAACGGTTCCGACTCGAGGGCCGGATTGTCCGCCACGTGCGCCATGTACTCGTGCTCGGCGTGGTCCTCGAAGGCGGCGTTCAGGAGGTAGCTCCACTTGGGCCGGATCACGTAGAGGAGCCAGGCGATGTGGTAGTAGAGAAACGCGAGAATCTGGGGGATGATCCGATAGCGGACGAACCCCTCACGGATTCCCTTCCTGTCCGTCAGCTCCTCCAGGATCAGGAGATGCCACATCTCGTTGTCTTGCTGGATCCGACTTTCGTGCACCCGGTCAAAGACGCGGCGCGCGAACTCCGGGGAGCCGTAGGTGTGGGTCATTGCGACGTAGGCGACGTTCTCCCAGGCCTGGTACGGCACCCGGGCGATCACTTCCAGGACCTTGAACTTGGAGAGGCGTCGCCGCCGGCCGTAGAGGAGATCCATCGTCACGAAGAGCAGGCGCGCGAGGAGGCCGTAGCGCATCCGGGGGGAGGCGAGCGTCTTCGCCTGCTCTCGCTTCAGCTCTTCGGAGGTCAACCGCTCCATGACGGTCCGGTCCGGCCGCCGGCATTACTCGGGGAGCGGGGACGAGGCCCCGGTAACCGGATAGCCGACCCGCAGCAGCGTGAGTCCCTGGGCCGGGGCGGTCGGTCCCGAGCGGGTCCGGTCGCGCCCCAGGAGCAGGTCCCGGATCCACGCCGGCGGGCGGCGGCCGGCTCCGACTTCCACCAGGCTCCCGACGATGTTCCGCACCATGTGGTGGAGAAAGCTGTCGGCGGACACGAAGACCGCGAGCAGCGTTCGCCGGGAGACGAGGCGCGCTGCGAACACGGTGCAGACCGGGGTTCGCTCCCGGCCGGGGGCCGCGCAGAAAGCGGAGAAGTCGTGCTTGCCCCTGAGCGCGCCGAGCCCGGCACGCATGAACGAGGCCTCGAGCGGCCGGGGGACGTGCCAGGCGTAACGCCGCAGCAGCGGCCGCGCGACCGGCCCGTTGTCGATCAGATAGGCGTACCGCTTCAGGCGGGCCCACCGGCGGGCGTCGAAGCCCGGCGGCGCTTCGGCGACCTCCAGCACCCGGACGTCGGGCGGCAGGAGGGCGTTGAGCCCCGATCGGATCGCCGGGAGAGAGAGCTGTCGCGTCGTCACGAACGACGCGACCTGACCCAGGGCGTGGACCCCGGCATCCGTCCGGCTCGCCCCCACCACCTTCACAGGCTCGCGCAGGATGCGGGTCAACGCGTCGGTGAGGAGACCCTGGACCGTCAGCACGACCGGTTGAACCTGCCAGCCGTGGTAGGCCGTTCCGTCGTAGGCGAGCGTGAGGCGAAGCGTCCGGGTCATCGCG includes these proteins:
- a CDS encoding molecular chaperone TorD family protein, with the protein product MVGDRDLLAFRQGYYDLFVSLLWKEPAGELLAGLADGIDERIKAARNVHARLGEGWEEISRVLSDAARGGLAERVAEEYTRLFIGPHGPAVYPYESYYLTGRLFDRPLAVVRGLLTELALEKAEGYAEPEDFLAFELEVMRRLIGRQRSVADPDAEVHWLNSQATFLKRHLLVWGPTAARDLSDAEGAVFYRGVGKLLQGFLDLERDLFNGWGTEELRSLEEARQSFAREEWRGPLVDLHGESAPP
- a CDS encoding 4Fe-4S dicluster domain-containing protein, producing the protein MRWGVVLCSCNETLRIDPKRVGAYLGLTTPPVLFARLPRDEVHSLVELVNRERFDRVVIGCCGPADLFREAVGAAGGEPTQVVVVNLKEQCFWAHPPGEEAEAKAARLLRASMRLAETSRPAPEVPVKVGGTVLIATDSPAGLHLARRLGEVGRPVLVLDERSEAFDGEFIHPLPWKTNWGRVTRVEGSLGAFRVTVERSQPLDLETCVYCRRCVPVCHTSAISEGLRLRLPLCDRCGDCLTACEHVGAIKIPRQETETIRADQVVVITADGAPEVSPRTGYHLLRSPSPGDMDGLAWKVFGLIGEFRKPEYVTYHTDTCAGGSADHESCGICIGVCPYHAIARDPTNRLRVRVDQQACEGCGACVSACPTSSLTFNDPPPADLYARMAALLAPLPGHPQVDPPVVAFHCPEKGQVALAEAGRLRLSYPPTVLPVPMACLRHVSEANILAAFRMGAAGVALVGCESCPHGERQLLLQKVALARSVLDAFGVGGERVHVITGEAGEARTMLEALERFVASLGPAPVRWDGRSASALPSENREVVADAVRALIDATGREPGRVGVGETEPFAFPDVRAAGCTMCRTCVNVCPTHAFKFEEARQTLELKQIACVNCGLCATACPEHVITLKPEVYLDRGALDWQVVVRDETVGCLKCGKPFINRRALEAVEAKVLSLASIVDTFAGTRRDLLRMCPNCRAVAAVFEMDKGWEP
- the truA gene encoding tRNA pseudouridine(38-40) synthase TruA, coding for MTRTLRLTLAYDGTAYHGWQVQPVVLTVQGLLTDALTRILREPVKVVGASRTDAGVHALGQVASFVTTRQLSLPAIRSGLNALLPPDVRVLEVAEAPPGFDARRWARLKRYAYLIDNGPVARPLLRRYAWHVPRPLEASFMRAGLGALRGKHDFSAFCAAPGRERTPVCTVFAARLVSRRTLLAVFVSADSFLHHMVRNIVGSLVEVGAGRRPPAWIRDLLLGRDRTRSGPTAPAQGLTLLRVGYPVTGASSPLPE